Proteins from a single region of Limisphaera ngatamarikiensis:
- a CDS encoding right-handed parallel beta-helix repeat-containing protein: MPLRLWQGVEQPVRIERLGTNDWADLSATGTNAELIVQHAVVTGGQTIVRNGARGRFEFVTFRDFPAGTGTTPILLSDRAESIRVRACVFTNYYETLFRHGVIVVEDSLFEGIRGDGIDFDGAMPGSVIRRCTLRHGAASNVDGVDLGSNSAGVTVEDCWIHDFPFDKGVSIGESSTNIVVRGCVIYDVDSGVAVKDSSVAILVQNTVTRCHHGFHLYEKVAGQGGGHVLAWNNLLWGNTSAITLDALSTIVLHHSNTDGPSPWPGEGNLNLDPQFRDPARDDFRPDAASPLTLAGTNGTPLGALGAVGSFLVDTDSDGVPDPWEWVWGLDPRDPSDGASDPDGDGMSTSAEFLAGTDPFDAGSRFEIRILASAGLPVLAFSAVPDRLYTLEWQPLGTASGSPLWNVDSTHAVAEAGAIVVPVETTSGPGRLYRVAVRPVW; the protein is encoded by the coding sequence GTGCCGCTGCGGTTGTGGCAGGGGGTCGAGCAACCGGTCCGGATCGAGCGGCTTGGCACCAACGACTGGGCCGATCTGAGCGCCACCGGTACAAACGCAGAGCTCATCGTCCAGCATGCGGTTGTCACCGGCGGCCAGACCATCGTGCGCAACGGAGCCCGCGGCCGGTTCGAGTTCGTTACATTCCGCGATTTCCCCGCCGGCACTGGTACGACTCCCATCCTTCTGAGTGACCGGGCCGAATCCATCCGTGTCCGTGCCTGTGTGTTCACAAACTATTACGAGACCCTGTTCCGACACGGCGTCATCGTGGTGGAGGATTCCCTGTTCGAAGGCATTCGCGGCGATGGCATTGACTTTGATGGTGCCATGCCGGGTTCCGTGATTCGACGCTGCACGTTACGGCACGGCGCAGCGAGTAACGTGGACGGCGTGGACCTTGGCAGCAATTCCGCCGGGGTCACGGTGGAGGATTGTTGGATTCACGATTTCCCCTTCGACAAGGGTGTCTCCATCGGAGAGTCGTCCACGAACATTGTCGTACGCGGCTGCGTGATCTATGACGTGGACAGCGGCGTGGCGGTCAAGGATTCCTCGGTGGCCATCCTTGTGCAAAACACGGTAACCCGTTGCCATCACGGCTTCCACCTCTATGAAAAAGTCGCCGGTCAGGGCGGAGGCCACGTCCTTGCATGGAACAACCTGTTGTGGGGCAACACGTCGGCGATCACCCTGGACGCGCTCTCCACCATTGTCCTGCATCACTCGAACACCGATGGCCCCTCGCCATGGCCGGGTGAGGGCAACCTCAACCTGGACCCACAGTTCCGAGATCCCGCCAGGGACGATTTCCGCCCCGACGCCGCCTCGCCGCTGACCCTTGCGGGCACCAACGGAACGCCGCTGGGTGCCCTGGGGGCCGTGGGTTCCTTCCTGGTCGACACCGACTCGGACGGCGTGCCGGATCCGTGGGAATGGGTCTGGGGCTTGGACCCGCGCGACCCGTCGGATGGGGCATCCGATCCCGATGGCGACGGTATGTCCACGAGCGCGGAGTTTCTGGCAGGGACCGACCCGTTCGATGCCGGCAGCCGCTTTGAGATCCGAATCCTGGCCTCCGCCGGATTGCCGGTCCTGGCCTTTTCCGCGGTTCCGGATCGCCTTTACACGCTCGAATGGCAACCCCTGGGCACCGCATCCGGGTCGCCACTGTGGAATGTGGATTCGACCCACGCCGTGGCAGAGGCAGGTGCGATTGTCGTGCCGGTTGAGACAACATCCGGGCCGGGTCGGTTGTACCGCGTGGCTGTCCGACCCGTGTGGTGA
- a CDS encoding type II secretion system protein yields the protein MNPKSRVTHHPPRGFTLLELLVVIAITGILAGLLLPVLGRAKQRAERVSCMNKLRQWALALTLYTQDQEDQLPREAYGASSSLNNWAQVADPAARDVWYNALPATLGQAGVRDFVRERDSFYDKGSLFHCKTTRFPDRPESLPNVLFALAMNSKLRSGTAPVRVSSILRPSQTVVFLENRLPPEPKVDPAQPDSNLGQPASYASRFVARHQGMGNLVFADAHVESLKGPHVVETTPGNPNKGRAILPQNRVIWTPDPNANPNS from the coding sequence ATGAACCCAAAAAGCCGAGTCACACACCATCCACCCCGCGGCTTCACCCTGCTGGAACTGCTGGTCGTCATCGCCATCACCGGCATCCTTGCCGGGTTGCTGCTCCCGGTCCTGGGCCGGGCCAAACAAAGAGCCGAGCGTGTGTCCTGCATGAACAAACTCCGTCAATGGGCGCTGGCACTCACCTTGTACACGCAGGATCAGGAGGATCAGCTGCCCCGCGAAGCTTATGGGGCCAGTTCCTCCCTCAACAACTGGGCGCAGGTTGCGGATCCCGCAGCCCGGGACGTTTGGTACAATGCCCTTCCAGCAACCCTGGGGCAGGCCGGGGTCCGAGACTTCGTAAGAGAACGGGACAGCTTCTATGACAAGGGGTCCCTCTTCCATTGCAAGACGACCCGGTTCCCGGATCGACCGGAGTCCCTACCCAACGTGCTCTTCGCACTGGCCATGAACTCCAAGCTTCGTTCCGGCACGGCCCCCGTGCGCGTCTCCTCCATCCTCAGGCCCTCCCAAACCGTTGTGTTCCTCGAGAATCGCCTGCCGCCCGAGCCCAAGGTGGATCCCGCCCAGCCGGATTCCAACCTCGGTCAACCGGCCAGCTACGCCTCGCGGTTCGTCGCTCGACATCAAGGGATGGGCAACCTGGTCTTCGCCGACGCCCATGTCGAATCTCTGAAGGGGCCTCACGTCGTTGAAACGACCCCTGGCAACCCCAACAAGGGCCGTGCCATCCTCCCACAAAACCGCGTCATCTGGACACCGGACCCTAACGCCAACCCAAACTCCTGA
- the eno gene encoding phosphopyruvate hydratase has product MTNIESIKAREVLDSRGNPTVEVDVTLVCGATGRAAVPSGASTGEHEALELRDGDKKRYLGRGVLKAVENVNKKIAPALEGVDALDQLTVDRTMLELDGTETKSKLGANAILAVSLATAKAAAAALGQPLFRYLGGPNAKVLPVPMANVINGGAHSDAPIDFQEFMIMPLGRPTFSEGLRAITETFHALKGVLKQRGLSTAVGDEGGFAPRLESVEDALEVLVQAIKAAGYKPGRDIYLALDVAASEFYDGKGRYTFKKSTKETVTGDDLVSLYEKLVARYPIVSIEDGCAENDWETWKKLTQRLGNRVQLVGDDLFVTNVKFLRKGVENGVANSVLVKVNQIGSLTETLDCVELAKTHAYTAVISHRSGETEDATIADIAVATNCGQIKTGSLSRSDRLAKYNQLLRIEETLGRNAVYAGTSALPRGA; this is encoded by the coding sequence ATGACCAACATTGAAAGCATCAAGGCTCGGGAGGTTTTGGATTCCCGCGGGAATCCGACGGTTGAGGTGGACGTGACCCTGGTGTGCGGCGCAACCGGGCGGGCCGCGGTGCCCTCGGGCGCCAGCACGGGCGAACATGAAGCCCTGGAACTGCGCGACGGCGACAAGAAACGGTACCTGGGCCGCGGCGTTCTCAAGGCGGTCGAGAACGTCAACAAGAAGATTGCCCCCGCCCTCGAAGGCGTGGATGCCCTGGACCAGCTGACGGTGGACCGGACCATGCTGGAGCTGGACGGGACCGAGACAAAGTCCAAGCTTGGAGCCAATGCCATCCTGGCGGTTTCCCTTGCCACCGCCAAAGCCGCCGCCGCCGCCCTGGGCCAACCCCTCTTCCGTTACCTGGGTGGTCCGAACGCCAAGGTCCTGCCCGTGCCCATGGCCAACGTCATCAACGGCGGTGCGCATTCGGATGCCCCGATTGACTTTCAGGAATTCATGATCATGCCGTTGGGGCGCCCCACGTTCAGCGAGGGACTGCGGGCCATCACCGAGACCTTCCATGCGCTCAAGGGCGTGCTGAAACAACGGGGTCTCAGCACGGCCGTGGGTGATGAGGGCGGATTTGCTCCCCGGTTGGAGAGTGTGGAGGACGCGCTGGAGGTCCTGGTGCAGGCCATCAAGGCAGCCGGCTACAAGCCCGGCAGGGACATTTACCTCGCCCTGGACGTGGCCGCCTCGGAGTTCTATGACGGCAAGGGCCGGTACACGTTCAAAAAGAGCACCAAGGAGACCGTCACCGGCGACGACCTGGTGAGCCTGTACGAGAAACTGGTGGCCAGGTACCCTATCGTCAGCATCGAGGACGGCTGCGCCGAAAACGATTGGGAGACCTGGAAGAAGCTGACGCAGCGGTTGGGCAACCGTGTCCAGCTGGTCGGCGACGACCTCTTTGTGACCAACGTGAAGTTCCTCCGCAAGGGCGTTGAGAACGGAGTGGCCAACTCGGTGTTGGTGAAGGTCAATCAAATTGGTTCCCTCACCGAAACGCTCGACTGTGTGGAGCTGGCCAAGACCCACGCCTACACGGCGGTCATCAGCCACCGGTCGGGCGAGACCGAAGACGCCACCATCGCGGACATTGCTGTGGCGACGAACTGTGGCCAGATCAAGACCGGCTCGCTGAGTCGCTCGGATCGCCTGGCCAAGTACAACCAGTTGCTGCGGATCGAAGAAACCTTGGGTCGCAACGCCGTCTACGCCGGGACCAGCGCACTCCCGCGCGGGGCTTGA
- a CDS encoding ArnT family glycosyltransferase: MNPDVPKGKGEGSPASHGSALPALAPEERRWLVAALGFALLTDLAHLLTWPLLPVDETRYLSVAWEMWLRHEWLVPHLNGALYTDKPPLLFWLVHLGWAVAGVNDVWPRMISGLAACAALWLTARLGRALWPQQAPASAGAWILATCGLWFVWTGLVMFDLLLTVFVLLGWNALVVPPLGRGRWFWWTMAVAGGMLTKGPVVLLFLLPPAVLVRWWDPVQQGLSWHLRWLAATVAGLALVLLWFVPAILHAGWDYGRAIGLDQTAGRVVRSYAHRRPIGWYVPLIPLLTLPWSLWLPAYRRAEGTGAGAPDPGLRFLYTATIPAFVLLNCISGKQVHYLLPLFPALALIFARRAQQVGLRLSRAWPWAWTVLFLLPLAAWWAFQAVPLWQPWRDWAAGVPWWSPAAAAGIGCALGFLSRARPGPGIQHWALGAGLGLGLLCMGAGLTLREHFELGPLAREVQSLQQKNLPVAWVGRYQGELGFLGRLRQPLTTLRPDEVSDWARTHPDGLFLVPFRVKSGRAVPGHVGGYRVGERIVELRRANELVGEQLKSGA, from the coding sequence ATGAATCCAGACGTCCCGAAGGGCAAGGGAGAGGGAAGTCCGGCCTCCCACGGCTCTGCCCTGCCAGCGCTTGCGCCCGAAGAGCGGCGCTGGCTGGTGGCGGCCCTGGGGTTTGCTCTTCTTACGGATCTGGCCCACCTGCTCACCTGGCCCTTGCTGCCCGTGGACGAGACCCGGTACCTGTCCGTGGCCTGGGAGATGTGGCTGCGCCACGAGTGGCTCGTGCCCCACCTGAACGGAGCCTTGTATACGGACAAACCGCCGCTGCTGTTCTGGCTCGTGCACCTGGGGTGGGCCGTCGCCGGCGTTAACGATGTCTGGCCGCGAATGATTTCCGGTCTGGCCGCATGCGCGGCCCTCTGGCTGACGGCACGACTCGGCCGCGCGCTCTGGCCGCAACAGGCCCCCGCCAGTGCGGGCGCTTGGATCCTAGCCACGTGCGGTTTGTGGTTTGTGTGGACCGGCCTGGTCATGTTCGACCTCCTGTTGACCGTATTTGTGCTGCTGGGCTGGAATGCCCTGGTCGTTCCGCCCCTCGGCCGCGGTCGGTGGTTCTGGTGGACCATGGCTGTCGCCGGCGGGATGCTAACGAAAGGGCCGGTGGTATTGTTGTTTCTCCTGCCGCCGGCGGTGCTGGTCCGGTGGTGGGATCCGGTGCAGCAGGGCCTCTCTTGGCACTTACGATGGTTGGCCGCCACTGTGGCGGGCCTGGCGCTCGTGTTGTTGTGGTTTGTCCCTGCGATACTCCATGCGGGGTGGGATTACGGGCGGGCCATAGGACTGGACCAGACGGCCGGGCGGGTGGTCCGGAGCTACGCCCACCGGCGCCCGATCGGTTGGTACGTGCCGTTGATTCCATTGTTGACCCTGCCGTGGAGCCTTTGGTTGCCCGCTTACCGGAGGGCTGAAGGGACCGGCGCCGGTGCACCGGACCCCGGGTTGCGGTTTCTCTACACGGCGACGATCCCGGCGTTCGTGCTCCTGAACTGCATCAGCGGCAAGCAAGTTCACTATCTGTTGCCCCTGTTTCCCGCGCTGGCGCTCATATTTGCCCGGCGGGCCCAACAGGTGGGTCTGAGGTTGTCCCGGGCCTGGCCGTGGGCTTGGACGGTACTGTTCCTTTTGCCGTTGGCGGCATGGTGGGCTTTCCAAGCGGTGCCCCTTTGGCAGCCCTGGAGGGATTGGGCGGCCGGCGTGCCATGGTGGAGCCCGGCCGCGGCCGCGGGCATTGGTTGCGCGCTGGGCTTCCTTTCTCGGGCGCGCCCGGGACCGGGGATCCAACACTGGGCCCTGGGGGCCGGGCTGGGCCTGGGGCTGCTGTGCATGGGTGCCGGTCTCACTTTGCGAGAGCATTTTGAGTTGGGGCCCCTGGCCCGCGAAGTTCAGAGTCTCCAGCAGAAAAACCTCCCGGTGGCATGGGTTGGTCGATACCAGGGCGAACTCGGCTTTCTCGGACGACTTCGCCAGCCTCTGACCACGCTCCGGCCCGACGAGGTCAGCGATTGGGCACGAACGCATCCGGACGGGCTCTTCCTCGTACCATTCAGGGTCAAGTCGGGCCGGGCGGTGCCGGGACACGTGGGCGGGTACCGGGTGGGTGAGCGGATTGTGGAGCTCAGACGGGCAAACGAGCTGGTGGGCGAGCAACTGAAGTCGGGTGCGTGA